A genomic region of Oryza glaberrima chromosome 1, OglaRS2, whole genome shotgun sequence contains the following coding sequences:
- the LOC127765600 gene encoding leucine-rich repeat extensin-like protein 3, with translation MTTTTTTTNHSAKSILLLALLLVPHLAAASSGDALISQRRRLLDYHGGGGGHGGGDVYVDPSYTFPNARLRDAYVAMQAWKRAVLSDPHNVTGTWIGPDVCAYEGVFCAAARDDPHLVVVASVDLNHADMAGHLPDELGLLADLAVLHANSNRFCGAVPSTLERLHLLHELDLSNNRLVGAFPDVVLRLPSLRYLDLRFNDFEGPVPAELFDRPLDAIFLNSNRLRFRIPDNVGNSPASVLVLANNDFGGCLPASVANMSGTLDEIILMNTGLKSCIPPELGMLTGLAVLDVSHNSLMGAIPGELARLENIEQLDLGHNRLTGDVPEGICHLPHLQNFTYSYNFITGEPPVCMHVKAFDDRRNCIPGRPDQRPAEQCQFQNTHHVNCDAFRCKKFVLPSPPPPPPSPPPPPSPPPPSPSPPPPSPPPPSPPPPSPSPPPPSPPPPSPPPPSPSPPPPSPPPPSPPPPSPVYYSSPPPPYYEVSPEDRYLSPPPPPAYHEAPPPPYYEVSPEDRYLSPPPPPAYQETPPPPPPQYEVSPEDRYLSPPPPSPVKWKLPVYEYSSPPPPAATWKP, from the coding sequence atgacgacgacgacgacgacgacgaaccaCAGCGCCAAgagcatcctcctcctcgcgctcctcctcgtgccgcacctcgccgcggcgtcgtcgggaGATGCGCTGATcagccagcgccgccgcctgctcgactaccacggcggcggcggcggccatggcggcggcgacgtgtaCGTGGACCCGTCGTACACGTTCCCGAACGCGCGGCTCCGCGACGCATACGTGGCGATGCAGGCGTGGAAGCGCGCCGTCCTGTCGGACCCGCACAACGTGACGGGGACGTGGATCGGGCCCGACGTGTGCGCCTACGAGGGCGTGttctgcgcggcggcgcgggacgacccgcacctcgtcgtcgtcgcctccgtcgACCTCAACCACGCCGACATGGCGGGCCACCTCCCCGACGAGCTCGGCCTgctcgccgacctcgccgtgCTCCACGCCAACTCCAACCGCTTCTGCGGCGCCGTGCCGAGCACCCTCGAGaggctccacctcctccacgagCTCGACCTCAGCAACAACCGCCTCGTCGGCGCGTTCCCGGACGTCGTGCTCCGGCTGCCCAGCCTCCGGTACCTCGACCTCCGCTTCAACGACTTCGAGGGCCCCGTCCCGGCCGAGCTGTTCGACCGCCCGCTCGACGCCATCTTCCTCAACTCCAACCGCCTCCGCTTCCGGATCCCCGACAACGTCGGCAACTCGCCGGCGTCCGTGCTCGTGCTCGCCAACAACGACTTCGGCGGCTGCCTCCCGGCGTCCGTCGCCAACATGTCCGGCACGCTCGACGAGATCATCCTCATGAACACCGGGCTCAAGTCCTGcatcccgccggagctcggcaTGCTCACCGGCCTCGCCGTGCTCGACGTCAGCCACAACAGCCTCATGGGCGCCATCCCCGGCGAGCTCGCCAGGCTCGAGAACATCGAGCAGCTCGACCTCGGGCACAACCGCCTCACCGGCGACGTGCCGGAGGGCATCTGCCACCTGCCGCACCTCCAGAACTTCACCTACTCCTACAACTTCATCACCGGCGAGCCGCCGGTGTGCATGCACGTCAAGGCGTTCGACGATCGCCGGAACTGCATCCCCGGCCGCCCCGACCAGAGGCCAGCGGAGCAGTGCCAATTCCAAAACACCCACCACGTCAACTGCGACGCATTCAGGTGCAAGAAGTTCGTCCTCccgtcgcctccgccaccgccaccatcgccgccgccgccgccgtctcctccaccgccgtcaccctctcctccaccaccttcacctcctcctccatctccaccaccaccatctccatcgcctcctccaccttctcccccgccgccgtctcctccaccaccatcgccatcgccgcctccaccatctccaccgcctccatctcctcctccgccatcgccAGTGTActacagctcgccgccgccgccgtactaCGAGGTTTCACCGGAGGACAGGtacctctcgccgccgccacctccggcgTACCAcgaggcgccgccaccgccgtacTACGAGGTGTCGCCGGAGGACAGGtacctgtcgccgccgccacctccagcCTACCaagaaacgccgccgccgccgccgccgcagtacGAGGTGTCACCGGAGGACAGGTACctgtcgccgccacctccatcaCCGGTGAAGTGGAAGCTGCCGGTGTACGAGtactcatcgccgccgcc